The nucleotide window GATCTGCCCGCCCCCCTCCCCCTGCGCACCGTCGATACGCCAGGTCTCCGCCACGGCCGCCCCCCTCGTCGCTCCCGGAACCGCCTCGTCTTTCGCCGTCCCTTTGGTTATTCTCCAGGAAAGCGCCGCCATGGCAAGAAGGCGGGCGCCGCGGGAGGCCGCGCGGTCCTCCTCCCGGGGCCCCGGACCTTGCGCGCGGCGACATTCTGCACGCACCCCTCGAGGGTCTACGAAAAGGAGGTCATCCAGTGGACACTCCCGAGCGCCGTATCCTCCTGGCCACGGCCCTGGCCGGGGCCCTCTTCCTGGCCGCCTGGCCGGCGGCGCCCACGGCCGCCCCGGCCGCCGACACCCACGGGTCCATAAAGGAACGCCCCATGGAACGGATCGACAGCCGGAAAGACTGTTGAAAGGGCCTCGTAAGCGTCGGGTTGCGCTTCCGGGATCCCAAGACCCCCACCGGGTACCGCATGGAGGTCCTCCTCCGGCCGGATACCCTGCCGAAGATGCGCCGGCTGCTCGAGATCGTGGACGGCCGCATCGTGGCGGAGGACCACGCCGGGGACCACGTGCGCCTCGTCGTCGAAAAGGGCCCGCCGGAGGCCGCCCGTGACCGCTGACGCCCCCCTCCCGGGGCTCCCCCCGCCGCTCCGGGTCGGCCCCCTCTCCGTCTCGCCGCCCCTGATCCTCGCCCCCCTGGCGGGCGTGGCGGACTTCCCATTCCGGCGCCTGGCGCGCCGCTTCGGGGCCGGCCTCACGGTGAGCGAGATGATCGCCTCCCAGGCCGTGGTCCGCGATCACCCGCGCTCCCGGCGGATGGCGGCCACGGCGCGCGAGGAGTACCCGCTTTCGGTCCAGCTTTCGGGGGCCGACCCGATGGTCCTCGCCGAGGCCGCACGCCGGAACCGCGACCTTGGGGCCGCCATCCTGGACATCAACATGGGCTGCCCCCAGAAGAAGATCGTGAAGACCGGGGCCGGGGCCGCCCTCATGCGGGACGAGCGCCTGGCGGGACGCGTGGTGGCGGCGGTGGCGGCGGCCGTGGACGTCCCGGTGACGGTGAAGATGCGCCTCGGGTGGGACCACGCCCACGTCAACGCCCCGAGGATCGCCCGGATCGCCCAGGAGGCCGGGGCCGCCATGGTGGCGGTCCACGGCCGGACCCGGAGCGACATGTTCGCCGGCCGGGCGGACTGGGCGGCCATCCGGGCGGTAAAGGCGGCCGTCTCCATCCCGGTGGTGGCCAACGGGGACATCCGGGATGCCGCGGACGCCGCCCGGTGCCTGGCCGAATCCGGCGCCGACGCCCTCATGATCGGCCGGGGGGCGCTGGGCCGGCCGTGGATCTTCCGGCACATCGCCCGGGCGCTTTCCGGCTCGCCCGCCCCCTGGCCCTCCCTGGAGGCCCAGTACCGGGTGGTGACGGCCCACCTGGAGGCACTTCTGGAATTCTACGGGGAGCCCGTGGCCCTCTGGCTGGCCCGAAAGCACCTGGCCTGGTACAGCCGGGGCCTTCCGGGCGGGGCCCGGTTCCGGAGGGAGGTGAACGCAGCCCCCTCCGTCGCGGCGGTTCGGGAGCTGGCGGCGGTCTTCTACGAAACGCTGGCCCGTTCCGGGCCGGCGCCGCACCGGGACGAGGGCCGGAATCCCTCCCGGACCAGGGCGGAGCGGACCGCCCCCACGAGGTAGAGGCTTCCGGCCACGCACAGGAGGTCCCCCGGTCCCAACTCCTCCCGGGCGGTATCGAGGGCCCGGCGCCAGTCGACCTCGAGGCGGGCCCCTGGCGGGAGGGAAACCCCGCGCCAGTCGGCCACCCGGACCGGGCGCCTCGGCCCCGGCGGCTCGGTGACCACCACCCGGCCCGCGGCGCCGGCCACGAGGGCCAGCATCCCGGCGTAGTCCTTGTCGCCCCCCTCGTCGGAACACCCCCAGAGCAGCACCCGGCGCTCCGGCGGCGGCCACTCCCGGCCCGCGTCGAGGGCCGCCCGGAGGGCCCGGACGCCGTCCGGGTTGTGGGCCCCGTCGAGGAGGACCCGGATCGGCCCAGCGAGGACCTCCAGGCGCCCGGGCCAGGAGACCCGGCGACATCCCGCCCGGACGTGCGCCCCGGTCACGGGCACCCCCTGGGCGGCCAGGATCTCGCAGGCCCGGACGGCCAGCCCTGCGTTCCGGACCTGGTGCGCCCCCCGGAGGGCGAGAGAGATCCGGCGGAGCCGCCAGAGCGCCCCCCGGTAATGGAAGCCGAGGTCCGACCAGCGCCGGACGGTGAAGTCGCGGCCGGGTTCCGAGAGCGGGGCGGCCAATTCCCGGCACCGGCCGTGGACCACCCGCCTCGCCGCCGCTCGGCGGACGCCGCTCACCACGGGCACGCCGGGCTTCACGATCCCCGCCTTCTCCCGGGCGATGGCGGCCAGGGTCCGCCCGAGGTAGCTCCGGTGATCGAGCCCCACCCCGGTGATCACCGACACCCGGGGGACCACCACGTTGGTGGCGTCCAGGCGCCCCCCGAGTCCCGTCTCCACCACGGCGAGGTCCACCGCCGCGTCCCGGAACCAGTCGAAGGCGATGGCCGTGGTGGCCTCGAAGTAGCTGAGCTCGCAGCCGGCCTCCACCAGGCGCCGGATCCGGTGGATCCGTTCCGCGAGTTCCGGTTCCGGAATCGGGCGGCCGCCGATCCGGAACCGCTCGGCGAGGCAGTGGAGGTGAGGCGAGGTGTAGAGTCCCACCCGGAGCCCGGCGGCGGAGAGGATGGCGGTGATCAGGGCGGCCGCGGAGCCCTTCCCGTTGGTCCCGGCCACGTGGACCACCGGGACCGCCCGCTCCGGGTGCCCCAGGGCATCGAGGACCGCTTCCATCCGTTCGAGCCCCAGCCGGAAGCCGTGGAACTGGAACCGGTCCAGGTAGGCCAGGGCCGCCGCCAGGTCCGGGCCGCGGGTGCCGCGCGCCGCCATGCCGCCCCCCTACCCGCCGAGCCGCTGGAGGCGGGCGTACTGGAGGTTCAGGACCTTCTCCCCCGAGACGTCGAAGTGCACCCGGAGCTTCTCGGGACCCAGGACCTCGAGCACCCGCCCCGGCCCGAAGATGGTGTGCCGCACCCGGGCCCCCGGGGGAAAGGCCCCGGTGCCGGGCGGCGGGGCCGCCTCCCGGGGGGCGGCGGCCGGCACCGCGACGCCCGCCCGGGGCGACGCCGGCGCCACCTGCTCGAGGAGATCCGCCGGGATCTCCTCGAGGAACCGCGACGGCCGGGCCGGGAGAAGCCCCGCGCCGCTGAAGTTCAACATGGCGGGCCGGCAGAGGTAGAGGTCGTCCCGGGCCCGGGTGGTGGCCACATAGAAGAGCCGCCGCTCCTCCTCGAGGTCCTCCGGGCGGCCTTCCGCCGAGGGTGCCGGGAATCGACCCTCGGCCAGGTGGATCACGAAGACCACCCGCCACTCGAGCCCCTTGGCCGAGTGGATGGTGGAGAGGACGAGGCGGTCGCCCTCCCCCGCCGACTCGTCCGGCTCCGGCGGATCCAGGGCCACCTCGGCGAGCAGCGTCACCGCGTCTTCGTAACGGCCGGCCATGCCTCTGAGCTGCGCCAGGTCCTGGCTGCGGCGGGGATGGTCCTCGAGGAACCGCCGCTCGAGATAGGGCCGGTACCAGGCCTCGATCCTTTCGAGCACGGCGGGGAGCGCCAAGTCCGCCCCCTGGAGGCGGCGGAGATAGGCCCCGAGGCGGCGCACCTGCGGGGTCCACCGCGCCCGGCCGGGCCATTCCTCCAGGAGGGCGAAGGGATCCGGCGCCCCCACCACGGCGGCGAAGACCCGGTCCGCCCCCTTGGGACCGACCCCCGGCAGGAGCTGGAGGACCCGGTTCCAGGCCACCCGGTCGTAGGGGTTCACCAGGAGCCGAAGCACCCCCAGGACGTCCTTGATGTGGGCCGCCTCGACGAGGCGGAGCCCCCCCCGCTTGGTGAAGGGGATGCCCCGGGTGTTGAGCTCCGCCTCGAGCTGGAAGGAATGGAATCCCGCCCGGAAGAGGACCGCCATCTCGGCCAGCGCCACCCCCCGGGCGTGGTACGAGGCGACCCGGTCGGCCACGAACCGGGCCTGGTCCAGCTCGTCGAGGGCGGTGAAACAGACCGGGCGGCGGCCGCCCGGCCGGTCGGCCACGAGGTGCTTGGTGAATTTTTCCCGGGCGTGGGCGATGATGGCGTTGGTGCAATCCAGGTTCGGCTGGGTGGTCCGGTAGTTGCGCTCGAGCTTCACGATCCGGGTGCCGGGAAAGAGCTTCGGGAAGTCCAGGATGTTCCGGAAGTTGGCCCCGCGGAAGGCATAGATGGACTGGGCGTCGTCACCCACGGCCATGACGTTGTCGTGACCGCAGGCCACCAGGCGCAGGATCCGGGCCTGCACGGCGTTGGTGTCCTGGTACTCGTCCACCATGAGGTAGCGGAAGCGCCGGCCCATGGCCTCCCGGACCTCGGGATGGGCCTCGAGGACGTCGCACCACCGAAGCAGCAGGTCGTCGTAGTCCATGAGCCCGTGGGCCCGCTTGTAGGCCGTGTAGGCCTCGTAGAGGCGCCGGAGCCCCTCGGCCTCGGCCAAAAGGTGCGGCCAATCCCGCTCGAGGACCGCCGTGACGTCGCCGCCGGTGTTGGCGGCCCGGCTGAAGATGGCCGCCACGGTGGCCTTCTTGGGGAACCGGCTCCCCGAACCGCCGAGGCCGAGTTCCCCCGCCAGCTGGCGCAGGAGGCCGGCGGTGTCGGCCCGGTCGAGGATGGTGAAGGAGACGGGGTAGCCGGCCAGCGGCGCGTGCACCCGGAGCATCCGGTGGGCGAAGGCATGGAAGGTCCCGCCGGCCACCCGGGCGCAGGCGGGACCCACCA belongs to Dissulfurirhabdus thermomarina and includes:
- the dusB gene encoding tRNA dihydrouridine synthase DusB — translated: MTADAPLPGLPPPLRVGPLSVSPPLILAPLAGVADFPFRRLARRFGAGLTVSEMIASQAVVRDHPRSRRMAATAREEYPLSVQLSGADPMVLAEAARRNRDLGAAILDINMGCPQKKIVKTGAGAALMRDERLAGRVVAAVAAAVDVPVTVKMRLGWDHAHVNAPRIARIAQEAGAAMVAVHGRTRSDMFAGRADWAAIRAVKAAVSIPVVANGDIRDAADAARCLAESGADALMIGRGALGRPWIFRHIARALSGSPAPWPSLEAQYRVVTAHLEALLEFYGEPVALWLARKHLAWYSRGLPGGARFRREVNAAPSVAAVRELAAVFYETLARSGPAPHRDEGRNPSRTRAERTAPTR
- a CDS encoding bifunctional folylpolyglutamate synthase/dihydrofolate synthase, with product MAARGTRGPDLAAALAYLDRFQFHGFRLGLERMEAVLDALGHPERAVPVVHVAGTNGKGSAAALITAILSAAGLRVGLYTSPHLHCLAERFRIGGRPIPEPELAERIHRIRRLVEAGCELSYFEATTAIAFDWFRDAAVDLAVVETGLGGRLDATNVVVPRVSVITGVGLDHRSYLGRTLAAIAREKAGIVKPGVPVVSGVRRAAARRVVHGRCRELAAPLSEPGRDFTVRRWSDLGFHYRGALWRLRRISLALRGAHQVRNAGLAVRACEILAAQGVPVTGAHVRAGCRRVSWPGRLEVLAGPIRVLLDGAHNPDGVRALRAALDAGREWPPPERRVLLWGCSDEGGDKDYAGMLALVAGAAGRVVVTEPPGPRRPVRVADWRGVSLPPGARLEVDWRRALDTAREELGPGDLLCVAGSLYLVGAVRSALVREGFRPSSRCGAGPERASVS
- a CDS encoding ATP-dependent helicase; this translates as MNPQQREAVETLDGPVLVIAGAGSGKTRTLVHRVARLVARGTEPEAILLLTFTRKAASAMLERAARLVGPACARVAGGTFHAFAHRMLRVHAPLAGYPVSFTILDRADTAGLLRQLAGELGLGGSGSRFPKKATVAAIFSRAANTGGDVTAVLERDWPHLLAEAEGLRRLYEAYTAYKRAHGLMDYDDLLLRWCDVLEAHPEVREAMGRRFRYLMVDEYQDTNAVQARILRLVACGHDNVMAVGDDAQSIYAFRGANFRNILDFPKLFPGTRIVKLERNYRTTQPNLDCTNAIIAHAREKFTKHLVADRPGGRRPVCFTALDELDQARFVADRVASYHARGVALAEMAVLFRAGFHSFQLEAELNTRGIPFTKRGGLRLVEAAHIKDVLGVLRLLVNPYDRVAWNRVLQLLPGVGPKGADRVFAAVVGAPDPFALLEEWPGRARWTPQVRRLGAYLRRLQGADLALPAVLERIEAWYRPYLERRFLEDHPRRSQDLAQLRGMAGRYEDAVTLLAEVALDPPEPDESAGEGDRLVLSTIHSAKGLEWRVVFVIHLAEGRFPAPSAEGRPEDLEEERRLFYVATTRARDDLYLCRPAMLNFSGAGLLPARPSRFLEEIPADLLEQVAPASPRAGVAVPAAAPREAAPPPGTGAFPPGARVRHTIFGPGRVLEVLGPEKLRVHFDVSGEKVLNLQYARLQRLGG